The following DNA comes from Alosa alosa isolate M-15738 ecotype Scorff River chromosome 13, AALO_Geno_1.1, whole genome shotgun sequence.
AATTTCATTGTTTATGGTGTTAGACTCACCATTTCATCCCTCTCCAAAGACCCAAAAGAGTCATCTGTTCACCAAGGGACACCTCAGCTGGACGAGAGGGAAGGTAGAACATTGACGCTGCATGATGGAGATGGAACAAGGCCTGTGCCTCGTGTTGAACTGGACTGGGGCACGGCTAAAACCCCTGGGGAGAGAGACGTGTTTGAAGAACAGCGGAGGAAAACCCTGCGCGGATTTTTCGAGCGGAGGGGCCTCACTAGCCTGAATGCAGCCACGCAGCCCATACTGAGCACTGAGGATGAGAAGCCCAGACTGAGCACTGAGGATGAGAAGCCCAGACTGAGCACTAAGGATGAGAAGCCCATTCCACACCTTCAACGCCTTAAGACAAAAGAAATGatggaagaaaagaggagggcATTTTTCATTGATTCTTAAAGAGGAGGGGCCTCACTACAACCACCCAGGCCACAGAAAAAGTTTAATAAATCATTAAACGGATAGATAGCCAACATAACATTGTATTAACATTTGTATTGTCAATAAATGTAttgtatttcatttaaattatatGCCATTGTGCTGTTCCTCTATTATCTCATGTTACATTTAAGTTGGGGGACTATCAAGTAAACATATACAGTGCCCTCCACAAGTATAAGTTGAAGTAGTGTCAACGTACCACTTATTTTAAAGTAGGTCCAGgtcatggattttttttgtcagagaagatcagggaaaagtcatggaattttatatttgacttagagtgggaactcTGAATCTCATAATGAAACCAATGACGAAAAAttcaaccttgaagggaagcagaTTTATTCTGCCACTTACATCAAGGAatacatatttttaacaaaaacatgtgccacaattattggcatCTGTAATACTTTGTAAAGCTGCAGCTCATAGTCTTACAACATCTAATAAAGTTAGATAATACAAGGGATTTGAGACTATTGCTCTTTACAGAATCTCTCCAGAACATTCAGATTATCCTATACTGTACATTCTCAAGTTTAGTGGCTGGACAGAGACAGCCAGAATTTGAAATGAGTCCATGGAGTTCATGATGTCATGCACCTCACTGAGGCCGAGCCCAGAGCTCAGAGCCACTGGAGAGCAAACAACCCCAAAGCCAAACAGATATTACTGGACATGGGTCAGCTTAAAGTTCTCTTCAGTATAGTCACCCTTCTATATCCGCCAAACTGAACTTGAGTTACTGTAATATCAACTTTTTTAATCTGACCATCGAACATGATGACAGTCAAAGTCCCAGTAGCATTCAGTAACTCCAGCCACTTATATTTGTATCAAATGACAAGAAAGGCTTTTTTCTACCATGCTTAGTTAATACATTTGCATGGAGGCTGcatctgatgttttttttgggtGAGTTGGTGACCAAGATGCAACCTTTTTCTGATAATCCTTATGTAGGCCTGATATTTATTTGTGCCTATCACGTTTGCTCCTTATTTGAGTTGTGTGTTCCCTTGTCTTTCTCGTGTTCAAGAGTGACTAGGGCATTTGACCTCTGTATAACCATATATTTATACCTCAGTAAATCAGGAAGTCATGTTTTACTGCTTGAGAGATCATAGACACTGATCAATTCAAAGAAGTTAAAGCACAGAGTGTTCCAGAAGGGCTGAAACTAGATCAGACCGGTATTGTAGTAGATTCATAAAATGTACATAATAACAAAGATTATAATGAATCTTAATTGCACTTTATCTATTTCATTGTAAAAGTGGACTGTGTGCTGAATTATTCTTGTATTTATGTAACTGCGTGTTGTGTGATAGTCCTCAGGACAATACTGCATGGTTTGAAAAGATGATTTACCTAACTTTGTTTTGATTCATTTGCCAGCTGACAATAATTAGGTTTTGCAGCCACACTGCAACAGATGGGTCTCTTTTTTCATTACTGCTGTCGGTCTccgaatataaataaataaatgaataatctTCTTTTAACATTTCCTCAGATGAGGAGTAGCTGACTGACTCTGCAGATTTGAAAGACAAGCCTTTGTATTAGCAGCCAgcacctccctcccctccactcccctcacctctccttcctccactcccctcaccTCTCCTTCCCCCACTCCCCTCACCTCTCCTTCCCCCACTCCCCTCACCTCGGGCCACAAGCCTGTGCTCCTCTCCAGCCTGTAAACATACCCACTGATCTCAACTAAAAGATTCTCTCTCTGCCGCAGCTTGGAAACCTGATTAATTGACTTGTCAGCAGAGTATTTTTATCCCGCTCCCCGGTCGGCTATGGATCTGCAGTCCTTCCCCGTGTCCTCTGTGTCCCGCGGTGCGCTGGCGGCCTGTGGGGAACAGTTTCCGAGGGCCGCGGCCGAGCATGAGGGGCCCCTCGGCGGCAGGAACAGCGCAGTggccttccttccttcccttcCCGGGCCTGGCTGCAGCCGGAGGCGCTCGTCCGGTGA
Coding sequences within:
- the LOC125306396 gene encoding uncharacterized protein LOC125306396, which codes for MKLGELFSCCLPLRRKKHRNERVDTSKKKLRKETKRLKKKMADRRRKEALELDISKVQSVETIESLDDVKDGSAERIEGENAMMAIHHVEMANSSPVSHLRAEKEIISVPDPEFSKEDCNPKESSVHQGTPQLDEREGRTLTLHDGDGTRPVPRVELDWGTAKTPGERDVFEEQRRKTLRGFFERRGLTSLNAATQPILSTEDEKPRLSTEDEKPRLSTKDEKPIPHLQRLKTKEMMEEKRRAFFIDS